A window of Hordeum vulgare subsp. vulgare chromosome 5H, MorexV3_pseudomolecules_assembly, whole genome shotgun sequence genomic DNA:
GAATTGCATCAATAACTGTCAGATGGCATAATAAATCTAAAAAAATTGACTTGATCCTAACGGGGTGAATTGTGTATTATCTGGAAAGATCCGGAATGCTGACGCCTATGAGATCCCGGGCCAAAATGCGAGGTGCTGACCGCAGAATTCCCCTCCCGAAGATCATCATCAAATCCAAAACGGAGCAGAGCAGAATCCAAATTGCGGAAGCTTTGGCCGCCTAAAAAGTAAAAAACCATGCCTACTCTGACCGAAAGGAGCGCCTAGAAGGCGAACCGGGCCTGAGCACAACCAGAGGCGGAAAAGCGGCGCTCACCGGCGTAGACGGATCGCACGAGGTTCTCGATCTTGCCCTCCTGCCGGTACACGAGCGGGGGCGCCCCGGCGTAGGGAGCCGGCGCGGAGCCGGGCACAGGCGACGCCGGGAGGTCGGCGTCGACCGCTATCCCGGACGAGTCGTAGCCGCGGTACTCGAGGCGGCGGAGGCCGTTGAGGAGCACCTCGAGGACGTAGCGGCGCTCCCGCGAGACATTGTAGTTGAGGTAGGCGAAGATCCCGCACATCCTCGGCGCGCGGGCCGGAGCTGGGGCGAGCTTCTGGAGGGCGGGCGGTGGAGGCTCGGAGGGAGGAGTCGAACGACCGagctggaggaggaaggaggaaggaaaaggCCGCGTCTTTTGGGCGGAGGCTCCTCCTTTGAGCACGTTTTATATGTTTGGTGTGGGTTGCGACACCTGCTAACGGGAAGAGGGGGTCAGAGGTCAGTGGTTTAACTGAAATCAGGAGGGCGGAGGGTGCCGACGGCCGGCCGGCGTGGGAGGGGAGACGATCACGAACCGGCTGTGGAGATTGAGGATTGGGTCGCCTTCTCTTCTCTGCGATGTGGGGAGGAGGGCGTGATTTGGGTGAAGTGAGAAGACTTAAGTTTTAGAGCCATGTGTCCATGTTTAACAAACACGTTGCAAAGCTTCATCTACCATCactaaaaaaagaagaagaggcagaTCCAACTACACGTATTAGCCGTCTGATTAGTAATCGAATGGTCTATAATCCACTAACGAAACCCTGTTAACGAAACACCGCTAATCCTTCGTCTTTCGTCTCTGCAAACCCACGTTCTCACGCCGCTTGCCCCGCCCCTCCACTTCCCTCGACCgctcctcccctcctctcccaaCCCTGATTGAGTCATTTGCGTGCGACATGGCTGTCGCTACCATCATCTTCCCCTACGCACAATTGGGCGACGAAGGGCGGCTACTGGTCTTGCTCGACAACTCCGACCTGCCGATGCTCATGGACTCTCCGTCTGGAGCCGACGACTTCGCCGCCCGCGCTTCGAGATCCACCTCTAGCGCCGCTCGGCCGCTTGAGCCGGACACGGAGCATCGGActatcaagatagagccaccggtGTCGCACCAGCAGATGCAGAGCCCCAACTACTTCTTCATGCCGGCGGCGACGGCCAACGGCAACCATGGCGGCGCCGGGTACTCACCCTACCAGGAAGCCATGGGGGACCAGCAGACCGCGATCTGCAGGCACTTCAAGCCGGAGGCAGCGTCTTCGTCGGCGCTGCTCAGCCCTTCGCTCGGCTTCTTCGTCACGGGCGCTCTCGCCGGCGCCGCGGACACCTCGTTCCCGATGCCGTCGTCGAGGTCGTACGTCTATCTGGAGGAGCTGTGTCGGGGCA
This region includes:
- the LOC123396642 gene encoding uncharacterized protein LOC123396642 translates to MAVATIIFPYAQLGDEGRLLVLLDNSDLPMLMDSPSGADDFAARASRSTSSAARPLEPDTEHRTIKIEPPVSHQQMQSPNYFFMPAATANGNHGGAGYSPYQEAMGDQQTAICRHFKPEAASSSALLSPSLGFFVTGALAGAADTSFPMPSSRSYVYLEELCRGKPLMDYSNMW